In Ascochyta rabiei chromosome 19, complete sequence, the sequence TCGCCATTGATCAAACGCTGCAGGTCTCTGAGATCGAATACATCAAGCTTGATCAGCCCTCGAAGTGTGGTGGCTTATTGGCCAAGTGTTATTGTTGGCGGGGGACAGCTTTGTAGATGAATCTGGACATGGTGAGGCAGCGCATTATCGAACGTGATGGATCAAATCAACGAATCGAAGTGACAAGTTACTCATGTCTAAACTCGATACCTCAACATCCTGCGACTGAGCCTAACGCCAGTATGTAGCAGTGTGTTAGTGATTTGTAACACACCGCTAACGTGTCGAGTAGGGAGCCAGCATCGCACTACAGCAAGCTGAGAGCAAACAAGCCGGAAACGTACACAGGTCAGATCTAGCTAGAGTCCTGCTGAAAGTTGCTGATTGTAGGATAACGACGCccaggagcaggaggagagCAACGAGGAGGCGAAAAAGAAGACAAAAGTCGAGAGGAAGATCAAAAGCTGCCAGCTGACTAAGGGTAGTAGGTGTCAACATAACAGTGACACAGCACAGCATCAGTTGTGGCACGTCTCACGCCTTAGGCCGGAATCCCATAAACACCTACAGGGTTACGCAAACCTCTTAGATGATATAACGAGTTTCGAGTGGCCATGACCAACACTCCGAGGACCTCCCTGAGCTCAATCACACAGCGCAAAAGGCTTGTAGCTGCCAAAGATCCTCAGAAACAGCATTGGGTACTCTATCGTGGAACTCTCGGGAGACCACTGTATCTCCGATGAATGAATGAAGACGCGCTGGCAGGGAACGCCTGTGCTCACAACTTTGATGGCCCCATTTCAACGTTGTGTCCTGGACGAGGCGATTCGTTCCTCTTGTGCAAGACGCACACTCAAGATTTCCTTGTCGACGATGCACATCAACAGCAATATGAATGGAGTCCAGCAGATAATGGCATAAGGAGAGGCTGCACTTGCCCATGGAACGCCCAGCACGCATATACGCCCAAGATCACAGCGCTATCCGGGTAAGCAATTGCAGTTCATCCAGCTGCTTTCTTGGCCTCGACAGCTTTCTCGTATGCGCTCAAATCGACATTTCCGGCGTCCCAGACAGCGATGGCTTGCACAAAAATACCCTTCTCTTTGCGCCGTTCAACGTAACCAATCACGTTGATCCACGCGCCAACGTTCATTTCATGGCTCTTGATGCGCTCTAATACATGGACCACGTCGACATTTGCAACTGCAGCGGTACTCGCAGCGGGGTAGTTGTGCTTCAGTCGAAGGGTTGCTGCCTGGACCACATACTCGTCGACACTGCTTTGATCAGCCTCAGCTCTTCGAATCAGCGTCGAGAGCGGTACAGTACCAGCCCAGGAAACGGACCTTCGTCCCTTGTGCAGTCGTCTTTAGATCGGTCAGCAAGACGAGGTCCGATGCAACAGGACCAAACATGTCATCTGATGTGGTTGGTGCTCATGAGCTGGACGAGATAAAACCATGGTCACAGGAGCCGAGGCCAAGGCGCACGTGCACACCACTAGCGCAACGTCATAGCACTTGATTGATTCATGCGCATGCCCGATACCGACACTTCCAACACCAGGCACCAACAATACACACTACAAACCCGCCGCGCACTCCACCAGCTCTCTCTACGCCCTACCTCGGACGCGCTCGCGACTTCTCCGCTCGTCTTCCAAAAGGTGAGTACCTCGACGCTATCCGTTGCCCCGCCATACTCCCGCCCGATAACCCACTTCGGCCTCCACCGCGCCGCATATTACCCACCTACTATGCTCGTATGCTGACCCAAATCCTCCAGAATTCACTATCATCATGTCAGGCTGGGGCCTAGGCTGGTTCGGTGGCGGCCAGGCGAAGAAGGAGGCGCCCAAGAAGGCTATCCTGCAACTACGCGGTCAGCTTGAAATGCTGAACAAGCGCGAGAAACACCTGCAGAACCAGATGGAAGAACAAGACACACTGGCACGGAAACACGTCTCCTCAAACAAAGCTGGTACTTGACCGCTCTCGCGACACCTTTATATCGACGCATATTGACATGTGAATAGCGGCAAAGGCGGCCCTACGGCGAAAGAAGCAGTTCGAGCACTCCCTCGAACAGACCTCTTCACAAATCATGACTTTGGAGCGCGAAATATATTCCATCGAGACAGCAAATATCAACAAGGAGACACTGGATGCAATGAAGAACGCCGGCACAGCCATGAAGCAGATACACGCCGGCCTGACAATCGACAAGGTGGACGATGTCATGTACGTCCTATTCTCGCTCTCCTTTTTTGGGCTCCATGCTCCTGCACTTCTCTGCTATCAAGCCTCAGTGTGAGCAAATGCTAATATCCACCCCAGGGAAGACCTCCGCGAACAACACGCCATTGGCGAAGAAATCAGCGAAGCAATCACATCTGGCGTAACAAGCGGCGGCATCGACGAAGATGAGCTGGATGAAGAGCTCGCGGAGCTGCAGCAAGAGAAGCTCGATGAGGACATGTTGAAGACGGGCAACGTGCCTGTAGGAGACAAGGTTGCAGTGGGAAGACTGCCTGCCGCGCCGGCGACAGAAGTCAGGGGCAAGCAGCGAGTGGaagaggacgacgaggaggaggagctgAGGAAGCTGCAGGCCGAGATGGCTATGTGAGCGTGCACAATCACACGAAACGACTTCAGGACGTACACTTACAACACGGCGCTCTTACGAGAGATGATGGCTTGATACCGGCTCGAGACTTTGGGAAATAGAGACGGCCTGTTTTGGCAGGCGGAGGACATGCATGGCGTACGGCGATTGCACGGGACCTGGGACGCGCACATTCTTGCTCTTTTCCTATCTACCACCCACAGCGTCCAAGCCTTGGATTCCCTAAACCTTCGCCGCCGTTGTAGGTGCGAGGCGCCATTTACTTGGACGCGAGCTGCGGATCGACATACCTTTCAAACTCAGATATTTCAAAGTCCATACTCGAGACTTGAATTATCCCCTCCCGTTTCGAGGATTGCTGTATGCAATCGTTGGGTGTCAATCAGGCAGCAAGTATTCACGCACCTTGGCGGCTTCGCTAAACTTCGCAAAGGGGCGTGGTTCATGTAGATATTCcatttaatagatagaacACTTGAATCAAATTACACCCTGGAGACGGATCCATCGCTGCCCGTGACTCCGCTCGAGACATCATCATGCGTGTCTGGGTGCATCGATGCGCTTAAACTCACTTTTGAAAGCCTAGACCAAGGCACCGCCGGGTATCAATATCGCAGATCGGGATAATGTGGGCTGCCTGAACGCCTGAAGCTATGACCATGTTCGTGTCGTGACGCTGAGAAATCGAATTCATCAAAAGGAAATGCGTGTACAATATGTACGAAGAAGAGAACTTGCTGAGCTACGTCTTCATGGTTTGAGACTGTTGATTTGAACCCGAGCCCGAGCCTGAGCCCACCAAACAGCCACCTCAAGATCAGAGAGCTACTCTATCTTGGTAGGTACGTCATCGTCTTCAAGCTTAGTATCCTCTTCCTTGACAGCCAGATCAGCGGCGTTGTTCTCAGTCATCGAGCGCTTGATCAGCGGCGTCCCGTTCTGTACTGCTGGCGAACCTGGTACGGGCGTAAGCGGCTCTACGCTAGGGCGATGCGAAGGAGGCAACGATGGAGAAGGGCCTGGCGGCGCAGGAGCAGATGCTGCGGTCATATTGGGCATGAATTTATGTGGCTCGCTTGTTGCGGGGATAGGCGTTGCCGGAGCATTCACTGTCGGCGCAGATGTTGCAGAAGAAGATGCGGGCGCATGGGGGACTTGCTGAGGTGTCTGTTGGGTCTGTATGCTCGGAGGCACGCTTGGCATTGTCCCGGCGGCGCCACCTGCTGCGATAGCGGCTGCAGTACCTGCGGCTGCAGTGCTAGTAACGGGATCTTGAGTTACCGTACTGTCCTGCTGGGCAACAATAGGTTTTGCTCGATAGACTGTCAAATTGGGAACGTTCGTGATAGCTGTCAGTAGTTGCTGCTCAGACTCAGTGAGGCTTGCTTGAGGTATACTGGTGTCTACGAAAGCTCTGATTGCATTATCGACTTTCTTGTCTTCACCGGGCTGCGTCCTTTTGTCGAGATATACCCTTCTGAATGCTTCCAGGTTACGGATCAAATCGTGATTGGTGTTGGCGGGATAACGACTTATAATCTGAGGAGTCAGAACGATAGTCGAAAGCGCGGGATTGGCCGGAGGCGCTTGACTCGGATAAACCTGTGGAGGCGGTTGAGACTGCTGTGGCGCCGGACTTTGTGGCGGAGGACCCGGATGACCAGACTGTGAATAACTCTGGTGAGAGTATGGAGCATACGGACGGCCTGGTGCAGCACCATAGGGACTCGCACCCGTAGCAGCGTACGGACCACCGTAGGGACTTGCTGATGAATGTCCGTTGTGTGATGGTGGCGCACTCGTTGGGTAGAGTACGCCATACTGTCCACTTGATCCGGCGGCTGCGGAGCTGATTGGCGGTGTTCCATGAGGAGGTTGGGGGTAAGGGCGAGGAGGGGCTGGTGCAGGAGGGCTCCCAGCTGTGTTACCACCAGCCCAAGGTGAAGCATAAGGCGAAGGTGGAGGAGCGCCCTGTGGTGTAGCAGGTGTTGCGACGTTTGCATCTCGAGCCATACTTGGAGGTAAACGAGGGGCGGAAGCCATCATGCTTGGCGGAAGTCTTGGAGGCGCGGGTGGCATACCAGGTGGAGGCATGCCTGGGTGATATGGGTAACCGGGTTGATGAGGATATTGAGGGTATCCGTTCGGTGGCGGGTAGTATTGTGGTCGCTGAGCATGATTGACCGGCGGACTCACTTGCCTCTTCCTGCGCTCCTTCTCGATGGACACCTCAGGATTAATACGCCAGTTGAAACCTTTGCCTTCTTTGTCTCCCTTGACAAAAGCATCGTGTTGACCGAGGTTGTGTCTGACGCTCGACTGCCAACCACTTGTAGTGGTCTTGAACTTGTACCAAGGGTATTTCTTCTCGATGTAGTTGTAGATCTGCTGAAGGTTCATCTGACCATTGCAGGAGGAAGATATAGCCTCGTGAATGAGTACCACATAGTTTGCCGAAGGGCGCTGCAGCTGCTCTTCGCTGTAGTCCTCGATGCGCATCTCCGGAGATGGAGTGCGCGGCGGTTTGATTGGCTGCTTCTGCTTTCCCTTGTCGCCCATCATCATGCCGTCGCCCTTCTCGGTCGATTCCAAGATGTCGTCACCGTCCCCGTCGCCCGCATTTGAATCCTTTCGTTTCGTGATCTTGGGCTTGACAGATGGGGCGGGTATGTCAGCGGGATCAATACCAGCAGCTTTGGCTCTCTCAATCTCCTTGGCCTGCTTGATAAGCTGCGAGCGTTGTCGCTTGGACATGATACCGTCTTTTGGCGGCCGGCCAGGACCTTTTCGTTTCTCCACTACGTGACCAACAAGGCTCGCAGGGAGGTTGTGTTGACGAGCCAATTCTTCTGTAATGAGACCTTCAATCTCGCCACCGGCTTCGATTTCAGCGTCGAGGGGCTTACGCAGGAGAGGTGGACTGTCCGTAGGGACCGACTTGACTGGCTCAGGCTTGTCCTTGACAGGCGTCTCCTTTGTGACTGCATCAGGAGTCCCCTCGTCAGGTATGGGTGTCTTTGACGGAGTCTTTGCAGGAGCTTTGCCCTTGTCCTTGAGTTCTTTGGGCTCTTTGGCCTCTTTTGGCTCCTTGACCTCTTTGGGTATCTCGACTTCCTTCTCCTTGGCTTCTTTGATCTCCTTGACTTGCTTGATTTGTTTGATCTCTTTTGTTGCCTTGGGCTCTTTAGTAGGCGATGCTCTGACTGGCTGCTCTGGCGGGGCCCTGATCTTCTTGGCCTTCTTGATGGGCGACTCGTCTGGGTTGTAGTCGCGCTCTTCGCGTTCTCTGtgctttctcttcttcaacAAAGCcttctccctctccctctccttcTTCGACTTCTTTGGAAGTGGTGAACGCTCGCGCGGACGCGGAGCCTTGAGCTTGAGTTTGATCTTTGGTTTTGGCGCAGGCTCTTTGTACTCATCCACGCCGTCATCGTGTCCGTCATCTTCAGACTCCAGCTCGCTATCAACGGGGTGGTAGTAGACCTGACGAGGGTTGATGCTCATCTGGCCCTCACTATCGGAACTCATCTCCTCGTCGCTCTCCATTTCGCCATGGCCGTTCTCAAAAGAGAAGCTCATGGGTCGAGAACCAGATTCCTGTCGCTGGCGCTGCTGTTCAGTGAGAGCGACGTCAGGAAGGTAGAATTGCATGTTCACAGCGCCGATGGACAGGTTGTCGCCATGCTCAAGGGTGACGATTGCGCCTTGTGGACAGAATTGGCCCTCATGGTGCAATCCGTTGTTACCGAGTACCTCGATGCAGAAAGCGCCTTCTTCAAAATTGTAGAAAATCCTGGCGTGACGACGTGAGATGCCCTTGGGCCCCTGGTTGCCGGTCTTAGCGGTGATGTGCTCGGGGTGTATAGGGACAAGGGGGCAGTCAGTTGGGTCCTCGGGGATGTGGCCATCGAACTGTTCAGGTCGTTCGGGGAAGGCCTGCATGATGACATCCTGCGGTGCACGCTCGGCAGGCTTCTCCTCAATCGCCTCGCCGTTCTGGTGGGAGCCGGAGCTGGCTGACTGCGAAGGGTGGCGGCGCTGCTGGTACTCGAGAGGCATCGACTCTATGCGTGCGCTGACGATGCCGCCCTTCTCACTGATGACGCTGGGGGCAC encodes:
- a CDS encoding ESCRT-III subunit protein snf7, with the translated sequence MSGWGLGWFGGGQAKKEAPKKAILQLRGQLEMLNKREKHLQNQMEEQDTLARKHVSSNKAAAKAALRRKKQFEHSLEQTSSQIMTLEREIYSIETANINKETLDAMKNAGTAMKQIHAGLTIDKVDDVMEDLREQHAIGEEISEAITSGVTSGGIDEDELDEELAELQQEKLDEDMLKTGNVPVGDKVAVGRLPAAPATEVRGKQRVEEDDEEEELRKLQAEMAM